Within Synechococcus sp. NB0720_010, the genomic segment ATCGGCCATGGTCGCGATCAGCGATTGCTGCTTCACCTGGGCGGCGGTGAGCTCTTCGATGTTGGCCTCGTTGTAGGCCTCGAGCTGGGAGGCCATGTCGTTGAAGCCGTCCAGCAGTTCCCCCAGTTCACCGCCAACGGGTAGGGCAATGCGCGCCTCGAAGTCCCCCCCTGCGATGGAGCGCACCCCCCGCAGCAGCTCCTTCACCGGCTGGGTGATGGTCAGGGCGTTGAAGACGGCCCCCAGGATCACCAAGATCCAGATCGAGATGAACACCGCCACCGTCACCTCGCGGCTCAGGGCGGCACTGGCCAGGGCGGCTTCGTTGGGGTTGATCCCCAGAGCCAGCACACCCATGTAGCGGCCATCGGCCACCAGGGGCACGAAGACATCGGTGACCTGGCCATCGGGGGTCAGGTGTTGCCGGATCAGAGGGTTTTGGGGACGTTTGGAGAGTTCGGCGGGCAGTTCCAACTTGCGGCTGAGCAGCAGCTCACTGCTGCCGGTGGTGCCGCTGATGGGGATCCCCAGGTAGATGATCCCCTCGGGATCGGCGAAGAAGATGTAGCGAAGGCTGCGGCTGGATTTCCAGAAGCGTTCGGCGACGGCCGCCAGCTCCCGGTCGTTGCCCTGGGCCACCAGGGGTGTGACGTTGGCCGACAGCAGCAGGCCCAGGTCGCGGGCAAAGCGGGTGTCGCTCATGCGCACATCCGCCTGGATGCCGTTGAGCGCAAAGAAGGTGATGGCCGTCATCACCAGGCTGACCACCAGGGTGGCGGCCGCCAGCAGCTTGGTTTGGAGGCTGAATTCCGCCCACCAGCGCACCAGGCTCTGCCACCAGCGGCGAGGGGCAAGCGGTGTGGAGCTGCTGGTCAAGGTGCTGGGATCGGCGGCGGAAGCTTAGTGGCTGCGGACCTGGTGGCCGATGTCGCGGCGATAGGTCATGCCCTCAAAGTGCACCTGCTGGAGGCCCTCGTAGGCCTTGGCGAAGGCGGCGTCAAAGTCGCTTGCTTGGGCCACCATCGCCAGCACCCGGCCCCCGTTGGTGTGGCAGACCCCGGCTTCATCCCGGCGAGTTCCAGCATGGAACAGCTGTAGATCGGCGCCGTTCTCCACGGAGCTCGAGATGGGGTCTCCCTTGCGGATCTCCCCGGGATAGCCCTGGGCTGCGGCAATCACGCAGGCGCTGCACTGGTCATGGATGGTCAGGCTCGGGGCGGTCTCAAGTTGGCCGGTGGCGCAGGCCATAAGGACCGCCGCAAACTCCGGACCCATCAGGGGCATCAGGGTCTCGCATTCGGGGTCCCCGAAGCGGCAGTTGAACTCGATCACGCTCGGACCGGTTTCGGTGAGCATGAGGCCCGCATAGATCACCCCCCGGTAGCTGATCCCCCGGGCCTGCAGGGCCGCCAGGGTGGGATCAAGCACCAGTCGTTTGACCTCCTCGAGACCGGCTTGATCCAGCAGTGGGGCCGGGGCATAGGCCCCCATGCCGCCGGTGTTGGGGCCCACATCCCCTTCGCCAATGCGTTTGTGGTCCTGGGCGGGGGGCAGCAGCACCATGCGCTGGCCGTCACTGAGGGCAAAGACCGAGACCTCGGGGCCGTGGGTGCGCTCCTCCAGCACCAGGGAGGCTTCGCCTCCAAACCGTCCAGCAAAGATCTCTTCAATCGCGGCGCGGGCTTCGTCCACGCTCTCGGCCACGGTCACCCCCTTGCCGGCGGCCAGTCCGTCAGCCTTCACCACAAGGGGCTCGCCCTGGGCGTCGAGAGCACGGAGGGCTTCGTCTCGGCTGTTGGCTTTCCAGTAGCCCGCCGTGGGGATGCCGGCCTCCACCATCAGCGCCTTGGCCCACTGTTTACTGGCCTCCAGCTGGGCGCCATCCGCTCCAGGGCCGAAGACGGCAAAGCCAGCCTGGCGCAGGCGGTCGCCGAGGCCCGCGGCCAGGGGGGCTTCGGGACCCACCACGACCAGGTCAATCCTTTCGTCTTGGCAGGTCTTCAGCAGGGCGTCCTGATCGCCCTCGCTGATGGCCAGCTGGATGCAGCCCTCGAGTTCAGCGGTGCCGCCGTTGCCTGGGGCCACCCAGACCTGCTGGACGCCAGCGCTGCGGGCCAGGGCCCAGGCCAGGGCGTTCTCCCGTCCGCCTCCTCCGACGACCAGCACGTGTTGCGGGGCAGCGGGCGCGGTCATGGAGGGCAGGAGGCGGGTGGTTTGTTCGGTGATCACAGCGGTGAGCTCCCCTAGGTTGTCCCCCAGAAGACCGCTGCCGGTGCCTTTCCTTCTTTACTCGCCGGTGGGGGCGCGCCGGCGGCAGCCGTGGGCTTGGGGCTTGGCGCTGCTTCCCTTGGTGCTGTCTGCGGCCCTGCCCGCCGAGGCCAAGTTGCCCTTCATTGGCGATCTGTTTCGCGGTCAGCCGAAGCCCAAGGTCCAGGGACCCTCGGCCCCAGAACTCGAAGGGAGCACCCCGGAAGCGGAGTTTCAGGAGCTACTGAAAACCGGGGACCTACGGGCCCTCAACCTGGCCTGCCAGGAGGCCGCCAGCTTTGACTTCGTGACCCGGTTGCAGTTGCTCCAGCAGCGGTTGTTGACCGTGGCTCCGCCGCCCCAGCCCTTCCCGGTGGTGTTGGTGAATGCCAATGCTCTGCTCAGCTGCCGGGCCCCCGATGCGGCCCTGGAGGTGCTGAACCGCTTTGGTCCGGCTCCCGGTCTCGAGCGCGAGCAGTGGTTGGTCCAGCGCTGGCGCGCCGCCATGGCTGGTTTGCATCACGACTTGGCGGCGCGCCTGTTGGAGCAGTTGACCGCGGCTGATCCCGAGCGCCTGGAGACCCTGGCCCTTCCTGTCCGGGTGAATGAGGACGGCACCGTGCTGACGCGGCCTGCCCTGGATCTCTACGTCGAACACCTGATCGTTCTGGAGCGCCACCAGGAGGCGGCGGCGCTGCTCTTGGCCGGACGACGACCGGGTCAGGTGGCGGCGGAGCGCCTCAGCCAAGCGGTCGCTCTGCTTGCGCAACTGCCCTTGGCCGAACGCGATCAGCTGATGGAGCGCGCCCTGGATCAGGCGGCGGCGGCCCAGGCCTGGGGCCTGGCCATCGCCTTGCTGGAGCAGCAGCGCGTCTTGATCGAATCCGAGTCCGGCGCGGTGGCGGAGCGCTCCCGCGCCCGCCTGAGCCGTCTGAGCCAGCGCCTGGATGATGCCTACAGCGAGTGGGCGATCACCCGGCAAGATTCAGGACAAAGCGCCAGGGCCGACGCATTGCAGCAGCAGTTGCGTTCCCCCCGCGATCCCGGAGGCCACGCCGCACCGCAACCATGACCGCTTACACCCTCGGATCTCTCCTCTACGAAGGCAAGGCCAAGCGCGTCTTCCAGACCGATCAAACCGATTTGGTGGCGGTTGAGTACAAGGACGACGCCACCGCCTTCAACGCCCTCAAAAAGGCCCAGCTGGCGGGCAAGGGGTTGATGAACTGCCAGATCTCGGCGCGGCTGTTCGAGTTGCTCGAGCGGGAGGGGATAGCCACCCACTACCTCTCCCTGCAGGAACCCAACTGGATGTTGGTGAAGCCGGTTCAGATCGTTCCGGTGGAAGTGGTGGTGCGCAACATCGCCTTTGGCTCGCTGTGCAAACAGATGCCGATCGAGCCCGGCACCCCCTTGGATCCGCCGCTGCTGGATCTCTATTACAAGGACGACGCCTACGGCGATCCCCTGCTGACCGATGCGCGACTGGAGCGTCTGGGGGTGCTGACGGCACCCCAGCGCCAGGAATTGGAGCGTCTGGCCATGGCCGTCAACGCGGTGCTGCGTCGCTTTTTTGCCGAGATCGCCCTGGAGCTGGTGGACTTCAAGATCGAACTGGGTTTCACCACCGACGGTCAGCTGGTGGTGGCCGATGAAATCAGTCCCGATACCTGCCGTCTCTGGGACAGGAACGTCAGCGGCGATGCCCAGGAGCGGATCTTGGACAAAGATCGCTTCCGTCAGGATCTCGGCGGTGTGGTCGAGGCCTACGGGGAGGTTCTCAAACGGGTCCAAGCCGCCTGTCCAGAACCCCGCTGAGCCAAGTAGGTTCGGCGGCATTTGCGGTTCGCCGCTCCAGTCCCCGTTCCATGGCTGCAACCCGCAACGGCAAGAACCACGCATGGAGCCTGGGGCTGGCACTGACGTTGCCCCTGGTCGCTGGGGTTGGCCCGGTCTGGGCCCAGGACAAGAGTCCGGAACCAGAGGACCCTGCACCGGTAGACCAGCCTGCGTCTGAGACCCCCAGTTCCAGACCATCACTTGCCCCCAGCACCAGTGATTCCTTGGCGCCAGCGGCTCCCGCTGAGCCTCAGGTGTTGATCAGTGAGGTGGTGGTCCAGGGGGCTGAGGGGCATCCGGAGCAGGAGCGGATGGAGATCGCGGTGTACGACGCGATGGCCACCCGCCCCGGCAGTCGCGTCACCCGCGCTCAATTGCAGACGGATCTGTCCGCGATCTACGCCAGCGGTTGGTTCTCCGACGTCCGGATTCAGCCGGTGGATAGCCCCCTGGGCGTCCGGCTCGTGGTCACGGTCGTGCCGAACCCGGTGCTCACCAAGGTGGACCTTGAGGGCGTTAGCGAGACCACCAAGCTTCCGGACAACCTCATCCCCGACATCTTTGCCGCGGACTACGGCAAGACCCTGAATCTCAACGCCCTGCAGGCCCGCATCGCTGAGCTCCAGAAGTGGTACGCCGATCAGGGCTATTCCCTCGCTCGGGTCACCGGTCCAACCCGCGTCAGCCCCGCGGGTGTGGTGCAGCTGCTGGTGCGTGAGGGCACCGTGGCGGGCGTCGAAGTGCAGTTCCTCAACAAGGAGGGCGACAGCACCAACGACAAGGGTCAGCCGATCCGCGGCAAAACCAAGACCTGGGTGGTCACCCG encodes:
- the purD gene encoding phosphoribosylamine--glycine ligase translates to MTAPAAPQHVLVVGGGGRENALAWALARSAGVQQVWVAPGNGGTAELEGCIQLAISEGDQDALLKTCQDERIDLVVVGPEAPLAAGLGDRLRQAGFAVFGPGADGAQLEASKQWAKALMVEAGIPTAGYWKANSRDEALRALDAQGEPLVVKADGLAAGKGVTVAESVDEARAAIEEIFAGRFGGEASLVLEERTHGPEVSVFALSDGQRMVLLPPAQDHKRIGEGDVGPNTGGMGAYAPAPLLDQAGLEEVKRLVLDPTLAALQARGISYRGVIYAGLMLTETGPSVIEFNCRFGDPECETLMPLMGPEFAAVLMACATGQLETAPSLTIHDQCSACVIAAAQGYPGEIRKGDPISSSVENGADLQLFHAGTRRDEAGVCHTNGGRVLAMVAQASDFDAAFAKAYEGLQQVHFEGMTYRRDIGHQVRSH
- the purC gene encoding phosphoribosylaminoimidazolesuccinocarboxamide synthase codes for the protein MTAYTLGSLLYEGKAKRVFQTDQTDLVAVEYKDDATAFNALKKAQLAGKGLMNCQISARLFELLEREGIATHYLSLQEPNWMLVKPVQIVPVEVVVRNIAFGSLCKQMPIEPGTPLDPPLLDLYYKDDAYGDPLLTDARLERLGVLTAPQRQELERLAMAVNAVLRRFFAEIALELVDFKIELGFTTDGQLVVADEISPDTCRLWDRNVSGDAQERILDKDRFRQDLGGVVEAYGEVLKRVQAACPEPR